Proteins encoded within one genomic window of Guyparkeria hydrothermalis:
- a CDS encoding lysophospholipid acyltransferase family protein — protein MLTWLRTALFALLATCSLVLHTPILLTGRFLPFERRYHLLYSFGRSLVWLARVITGIRYEVEGLEHLDPAGGNLVLAKHQSTWETMFLPSVLRLPAFVLKRELLRIPVFGQGLKAVGPVAIDRSAGRKALAQILTQGKAALADRRDVVVFPEGTRRLPGAAPHYRIGGAMLAERSNARVVPVAIDSGCLWPKTGFRMRAGTIHVVFGPPIETEGRTAGEINRATQEWIEATQEALYTRHGCPNHISDSA, from the coding sequence ATGCTCACCTGGCTACGGACGGCCCTGTTCGCCCTGCTGGCCACGTGCTCGCTGGTGCTGCACACGCCGATCCTGCTCACCGGGCGCTTCCTGCCGTTCGAGCGGCGCTATCACCTGCTGTACTCGTTCGGCCGCTCGCTGGTGTGGCTGGCGCGGGTGATCACCGGCATCCGCTACGAGGTCGAGGGGCTCGAGCATCTCGACCCGGCTGGTGGCAACCTGGTCCTGGCCAAGCACCAGTCCACCTGGGAGACCATGTTCCTGCCCAGCGTGCTGCGACTGCCCGCCTTCGTCCTCAAGCGCGAATTGCTGCGCATCCCGGTGTTCGGCCAGGGACTCAAGGCCGTCGGCCCGGTCGCGATCGACCGCTCTGCCGGACGCAAAGCACTGGCGCAGATACTGACCCAGGGCAAGGCCGCGCTGGCCGACCGCCGCGATGTGGTGGTCTTCCCGGAAGGCACCCGCCGACTGCCGGGGGCGGCGCCCCACTACCGCATCGGCGGCGCCATGCTGGCCGAGCGCAGCAACGCCCGAGTCGTACCGGTCGCGATCGACTCGGGTTGCCTGTGGCCCAAGACGGGCTTTCGCATGCGCGCCGGTACCATTCACGTGGTCTTCGGCCCGCCGATCGAGACGGAGGGCCGGACGGCCGGAGAGATCAACCGCGCCACCCAGGAGTGGATCGAGGCAACACAGGAGGCTCTTTATACCCGCCATGGCTGCCCCAACCACATATCAGACTCTGCTTGA
- the glyQ gene encoding glycine--tRNA ligase subunit alpha codes for MSQPSIETRFDLSTFQGLILALQSFWAEQGCAVLQPLDIEVGAGTFHPATFLRSIGPEPWRAAYVQPSRRPTDGRYGDNPNRLQHYYQFQVLLKPSPDNIQELYLESLTRLGFDPLTHDIRFVEDNWESPTLGAWGLGWEVWLNGMEVTQFTYFQQVGGLNCHPVSGEITYGLERLAMYLQGVENVYDLVWSRSDAGVITYGDVYHQNEVEQSAYNFEQADTAFLFQHFDHAEGECQRLVEADLPLPAYEQVLKASHAFNLLDARRAISVTERQRFILRVRGMARAVAERYYAAREALGFPMAAGKTD; via the coding sequence ATGAGTCAGCCTTCCATCGAAACGCGCTTCGACCTGTCGACCTTCCAGGGCCTGATCCTCGCCTTGCAGAGCTTCTGGGCCGAGCAGGGCTGCGCGGTCCTCCAGCCGCTGGACATCGAGGTCGGCGCCGGCACGTTCCACCCGGCCACCTTCCTGCGCTCGATCGGCCCGGAGCCGTGGCGTGCCGCCTACGTGCAGCCCTCGCGCCGGCCGACCGACGGTCGCTACGGCGACAACCCCAACCGACTGCAGCACTACTACCAGTTCCAGGTGCTGTTGAAGCCCTCGCCGGACAACATCCAGGAGCTCTACCTCGAGTCCCTGACCCGGCTGGGCTTCGACCCGCTGACCCATGACATCCGCTTCGTCGAGGACAACTGGGAATCGCCGACGCTGGGCGCCTGGGGCCTGGGCTGGGAGGTATGGCTCAACGGCATGGAGGTGACCCAGTTCACCTACTTCCAGCAGGTCGGCGGGCTCAACTGCCATCCGGTCTCCGGCGAGATCACCTACGGTCTCGAACGCCTGGCGATGTACCTGCAAGGGGTGGAGAACGTCTACGACCTGGTCTGGTCGCGCTCGGATGCCGGCGTCATCACCTACGGCGACGTCTACCACCAGAACGAGGTCGAGCAGTCGGCCTACAACTTCGAGCAGGCGGACACCGCGTTCCTGTTCCAGCACTTCGACCACGCCGAGGGCGAGTGCCAGCGCCTGGTGGAGGCCGACCTGCCGCTGCCGGCCTACGAGCAGGTGCTCAAGGCCTCGCACGCCTTCAACCTGCTCGACGCCCGCCGCGCGATCTCGGTGACCGAGCGCCAGCGCTTCATCCTGCGGGTGCGCGGCATGGCCCGCGCCGTGGCCGAGCGCTACTACGCCGCCCGCGAGGCGCTGGGCTTCCCGATGGCGGCCGGCAAGACCGACTAA
- the glyS gene encoding glycine--tRNA ligase subunit beta, whose translation MTDTADFLFELGTEELPPKALTTLRDALEDGIREGLDEAGLAHGKLTAYAAPRRLAVLVDDLARATEPKPVERRGPAVKAAFDADGNPTKALTGFASGCGVEPDQLETMKTDKGEWLVHRYTEPGQSAADLLPGIVERALDKLPAPKRMRWGSSKAEFIRPVHWALALHGSDVVDMTLFDHAASNQTFGHRFHHPEALTVSAPADYAATLQKQGHVLADFAKRRAHIEAQVKAKADEIGGRAHIDTDLLDEVTALVEWPVAVAGEFEARFLEVPHEALMYTMQDDQKYFPVLNGEGDLMPWFITVANIESRDMEAVRHGNERVIRPRFADAMFFWEGDLKTPLESHLESLKHLVFQKRLGSVFDKVVRIERLAEKIAEEIDAEPQAARRAARLSKCDLQTQMVGEFAGLQGTIGYHLARHEGIEKDVAIALDDHYRPRRAGDDLPRNKVAQTVALADRLDTLMGIFAIGQAPTGAKDPFALRRAALGVLRILVEQELDLDLVNLLLDAAEGLKDKVPEAEDHVMGVFEFVTERQHRYSLDRGIRSDVFQAVSMTGTRRPLDFEQRMRAVNAFIELPEAEALAAANKRIGNILKKHDGPAPENVDETRLVEPAEQRLSEAVDAIGPRLEGFLAEGDYTAALTTLAALREPVDAFFDSVMVMADDTALRDNRLALLARINALFLAIADVSQLQA comes from the coding sequence ATGACTGACACGGCGGACTTTCTTTTCGAACTGGGCACCGAGGAACTCCCGCCCAAGGCACTGACCACCCTGCGCGACGCCCTTGAAGACGGCATCCGCGAGGGACTGGACGAGGCCGGCCTGGCGCACGGCAAGCTCACGGCCTACGCCGCCCCGCGCCGGCTTGCCGTGCTGGTCGACGACCTCGCCCGTGCCACCGAACCCAAGCCGGTCGAGCGTCGCGGCCCGGCGGTCAAGGCCGCCTTTGACGCCGACGGCAACCCCACCAAGGCGCTGACCGGCTTTGCCAGCGGCTGCGGTGTCGAACCCGACCAGCTCGAGACCATGAAGACCGACAAGGGCGAATGGCTGGTCCACCGCTACACCGAGCCGGGCCAGTCCGCCGCCGACCTGCTGCCCGGCATCGTCGAGCGCGCGCTGGACAAGCTGCCGGCGCCGAAGCGCATGCGCTGGGGCAGCTCGAAGGCCGAATTCATCCGCCCGGTGCACTGGGCACTCGCCCTGCACGGCAGCGACGTCGTCGACATGACCCTGTTCGACCACGCCGCCAGCAACCAAACCTTTGGTCACCGCTTCCACCACCCGGAGGCGCTGACCGTCAGCGCCCCGGCCGACTACGCCGCCACCCTGCAGAAACAGGGCCATGTGCTGGCCGACTTCGCCAAGCGCCGCGCCCACATCGAGGCGCAGGTCAAGGCGAAGGCCGACGAGATCGGCGGCCGGGCGCACATCGATACGGATCTCCTCGACGAAGTCACCGCGCTGGTCGAGTGGCCGGTGGCCGTCGCCGGCGAGTTCGAGGCCCGCTTCCTCGAGGTGCCGCACGAGGCGCTGATGTACACCATGCAGGACGACCAGAAGTACTTCCCGGTCCTGAATGGCGAGGGCGACCTGATGCCCTGGTTCATCACCGTCGCGAACATCGAGAGCCGCGACATGGAGGCGGTGCGCCACGGCAACGAGCGGGTCATCCGTCCGCGCTTCGCCGATGCGATGTTCTTCTGGGAGGGCGACCTCAAGACCCCGCTGGAATCACACCTCGAATCGCTCAAGCACCTGGTGTTCCAGAAGCGCCTGGGCAGCGTGTTCGACAAGGTGGTCCGCATCGAGCGCCTCGCTGAGAAGATCGCCGAGGAGATCGACGCCGAGCCGCAGGCCGCCCGCCGCGCCGCACGCCTGTCGAAGTGCGACCTGCAGACCCAGATGGTAGGCGAGTTCGCCGGCCTGCAGGGCACCATCGGCTACCACCTCGCCCGCCACGAGGGCATCGAGAAGGACGTCGCGATCGCGCTGGACGACCACTACCGCCCACGCCGCGCCGGCGACGACCTGCCGCGCAACAAGGTCGCCCAGACCGTGGCGCTGGCCGACCGGCTCGACACGCTGATGGGCATCTTCGCCATCGGCCAGGCACCCACCGGCGCCAAGGACCCGTTCGCCCTGCGCCGTGCTGCGCTGGGCGTGCTGCGCATCCTGGTCGAGCAGGAACTGGACCTCGACCTGGTCAACCTGCTGCTCGATGCCGCCGAAGGCCTCAAGGACAAGGTGCCGGAGGCCGAGGACCACGTCATGGGCGTGTTCGAGTTCGTCACCGAGCGCCAGCACCGCTACAGCCTCGACCGCGGCATCCGCAGCGACGTCTTCCAGGCCGTCTCCATGACCGGCACCCGCCGGCCGCTGGACTTCGAGCAGCGCATGCGGGCGGTCAATGCCTTCATCGAGCTGCCCGAGGCCGAGGCACTGGCCGCGGCCAACAAGCGCATCGGCAACATCCTCAAGAAGCACGACGGCCCGGCGCCGGAGAACGTCGACGAGACACGTCTGGTCGAGCCGGCCGAGCAGCGCCTGTCGGAGGCGGTCGACGCGATCGGCCCGCGCCTGGAGGGCTTTCTGGCCGAGGGCGACTACACCGCCGCGCTTACCACGCTGGCCGCCCTGCGCGAGCCGGTCGACGCGTTCTTCGACTCGGTGATGGTGATGGCCGACGACACGGCCCTGCGCGATAACCGCCTCGCGCTGCTGGCGCGGATCAATGCGCTGTTCCTCGCCATCGCCGACGTCTCCCAGCTGCAGGCCTGA
- a CDS encoding fructosamine kinase family protein encodes MAAPTTYQTLLDDALARIHRGETPENDLTARLANTTSLGLTDQRGIGGGCIADATRLETSAGPLFLKTHPDRNDGMFPAEGRGLEALGTRIRTPQVVAAGSIDGTAYLLLEWLDLGSVDGAALGEAMAELHAEPQTAFGWHEDNFIGAMPQLGGEDDDWARFYGQRRLAPQLDWATERGLSGNTIDAGHKLVDALPAFFSDYQPYPALIHGDMWGANHGALTDGTPVLFDPATYRADREAEIAMTELFGGFAPRFYRAYEAHLPLDAGYRVRKTLYNLYHVLNHFNLFGGGYGSRADGMIRQLLAEIR; translated from the coding sequence ATGGCTGCCCCAACCACATATCAGACTCTGCTTGACGACGCCCTCGCCCGCATCCATCGCGGCGAAACCCCCGAAAACGATCTCACCGCGCGTCTGGCCAATACGACGTCACTCGGGCTGACCGACCAGCGCGGCATCGGTGGCGGCTGCATTGCCGATGCCACCCGATTGGAAACCTCCGCCGGGCCGCTATTCCTCAAGACCCACCCCGACCGCAACGACGGCATGTTCCCCGCCGAAGGGCGTGGACTCGAGGCATTGGGCACGCGCATCCGCACCCCGCAGGTAGTCGCCGCGGGGAGCATCGACGGCACCGCCTACCTGCTGCTGGAATGGCTCGATCTCGGTTCGGTGGACGGCGCGGCGCTGGGCGAGGCAATGGCCGAGCTGCATGCCGAGCCTCAGACGGCTTTCGGCTGGCACGAGGACAACTTCATCGGCGCGATGCCGCAGCTGGGTGGCGAGGACGACGACTGGGCCCGCTTCTACGGCCAGCGACGCCTCGCGCCCCAACTCGACTGGGCAACCGAGCGCGGTCTGTCGGGCAACACCATCGATGCCGGTCACAAGCTGGTCGACGCCCTGCCCGCCTTCTTCAGCGACTACCAGCCGTACCCGGCGCTGATCCACGGTGACATGTGGGGGGCGAATCACGGCGCGCTCACCGACGGCACCCCGGTACTGTTTGATCCGGCCACCTACCGGGCCGACCGCGAGGCCGAGATCGCCATGACCGAACTGTTCGGCGGCTTTGCGCCAAGATTCTACCGCGCCTACGAGGCGCACCTGCCGCTGGACGCCGGCTACCGGGTGCGCAAGACGCTCTACAACCTCTATCACGTCCTCAACCACTTCAACCTGTTCGGCGGCGGTTACGGCAGCCGCGCCGACGGCATGATCCGCCAGCTACTCGCCGAGATTCGCTGA
- a CDS encoding SHOCT domain-containing protein, whose product MYMTMRTLIFLPFTLLAMVCSSVLWAAEQVPAPAPAYPWPWWHSHGHGFWWIFPLIFLIFMVVMMIFMMRRGGRGCMWCNRWMDGPDRRDVTTRSAGERSESALDILDKRYAKGEIDKEEYEEKKAAITRLE is encoded by the coding sequence ATGTACATGACGATGCGCACGTTGATTTTTCTTCCTTTCACCTTGCTGGCGATGGTCTGCTCGTCAGTCTTGTGGGCTGCTGAACAAGTGCCGGCACCGGCGCCAGCCTACCCATGGCCATGGTGGCATTCGCATGGGCACGGCTTCTGGTGGATCTTCCCGCTCATCTTTCTGATCTTCATGGTGGTCATGATGATTTTCATGATGAGAAGAGGGGGGCGGGGTTGTATGTGGTGCAACCGCTGGATGGACGGGCCGGATCGTCGTGACGTTACGACACGGTCGGCAGGCGAGCGATCTGAGTCCGCCCTGGACATACTCGATAAGCGCTACGCCAAGGGGGAGATCGATAAGGAAGAATACGAGGAAAAGAAAGCGGCGATTACACGCTTGGAGTAA